In the genome of Dioscorea cayenensis subsp. rotundata cultivar TDr96_F1 chromosome 1, TDr96_F1_v2_PseudoChromosome.rev07_lg8_w22 25.fasta, whole genome shotgun sequence, one region contains:
- the LOC120266671 gene encoding uncharacterized protein LOC120266671 isoform X2: protein MMMRRVAAALVPPWLEPLLTTPFFSTCSSHSDAARSERNMYCLDCSGTAFCFYCRSESHSGHRVIQIRRSSYHDVVRVAEVQKSLDISGVQTYVINSARVLFLNERPQPRGGAKGVASPHACEICSRSLLDPFRFCSLGCKEEEEEEASGSGGAGVGEEGEGGGVEGKVKDKERRAEGTPDRGRAHDIRLSTPSPPNSRRRKGVPHRSPLTS from the exons ATGATGATGCGGCGTGTGGCGGCGGCGCTAGTGCCGCCATGGCTAGAGCCACTCCTCACCACCCCCTTCTTCTCCACCTGCTCCTCCCACTCCGACGCCGCCCGCAGCGAACGCAACATGTACTGCCTTGACTGCTCCGGCACCGCCTTCTGCTTCTACTGCCGTTCCGAATCCCATTCCGGCCACCGCGTCATTCAG ATACGGCGATCATCGTACCATGACGTCGTGCGCGTGGCCGAGGTGCAGAAGAGCCTGGATATCTCCGGCGTCCAGACCTATGTGATCAATAGCGCCAGAGTCTTGTTCCTCAACGAGCGTCCTCAGCCACGCGGTGGTGCCAAGGGCGTGGCCAGCCCACACGCCTGCGAGATCTGCTCCCGTTCCTTGCTCGACCCCTTCCGCTTCTGCTCTCTCGGCTGCAAG gaggaggaggaggaggaggcgaGCGGGAGTGGCGGCGCCGGCGtcggagaagaaggagaaggaggaggagtgGAAGGGAAGGTGAAGGATAAGGAAAGAAGAGCTGAGGGAACACCGGACCGAGGTAGGGCCCACGACATCCGCCTCTCAACGCCATCCCCGCCCAACTCCAGGCGCCGTAAGGGCGTGCCCCATCGCTCCCCTCTCACTTCTTAA
- the LOC120266671 gene encoding uncharacterized protein LOC120266671 isoform X1 gives MMMRRVAAALVPPWLEPLLTTPFFSTCSSHSDAARSERNMYCLDCSGTAFCFYCRSESHSGHRVIQIRRSSYHDVVRVAEVQKSLDISGVQTYVINSARVLFLNERPQPRGGAKGVASPHACEICSRSLLDPFRFCSLGCKLVGIKRNGDASFVLKEEEEEEASGSGGAGVGEEGEGGGVEGKVKDKERRAEGTPDRGRAHDIRLSTPSPPNSRRRKGVPHRSPLTS, from the exons ATGATGATGCGGCGTGTGGCGGCGGCGCTAGTGCCGCCATGGCTAGAGCCACTCCTCACCACCCCCTTCTTCTCCACCTGCTCCTCCCACTCCGACGCCGCCCGCAGCGAACGCAACATGTACTGCCTTGACTGCTCCGGCACCGCCTTCTGCTTCTACTGCCGTTCCGAATCCCATTCCGGCCACCGCGTCATTCAG ATACGGCGATCATCGTACCATGACGTCGTGCGCGTGGCCGAGGTGCAGAAGAGCCTGGATATCTCCGGCGTCCAGACCTATGTGATCAATAGCGCCAGAGTCTTGTTCCTCAACGAGCGTCCTCAGCCACGCGGTGGTGCCAAGGGCGTGGCCAGCCCACACGCCTGCGAGATCTGCTCCCGTTCCTTGCTCGACCCCTTCCGCTTCTGCTCTCTCGGCTGCAAG TTGGTGGGGATAAAGAGGAATGGGGATGCGTCTTTCGTTctaaaggaggaggaggaggaggaggcgaGCGGGAGTGGCGGCGCCGGCGtcggagaagaaggagaaggaggaggagtgGAAGGGAAGGTGAAGGATAAGGAAAGAAGAGCTGAGGGAACACCGGACCGAGGTAGGGCCCACGACATCCGCCTCTCAACGCCATCCCCGCCCAACTCCAGGCGCCGTAAGGGCGTGCCCCATCGCTCCCCTCTCACTTCTTAA